A stretch of Acidobacteriota bacterium DNA encodes these proteins:
- the uvrA gene encoding excinuclease ABC subunit UvrA, producing MAHDWIAVRGARVHNLKNVDVDLPRDQLVVITGLSGSGKSSLAFDTIYAEGQRRYVESLSAYARQFLEQMEKPDVDLIDGLSPAISIEQKTTGSNPRSTVGTVTEIYDYLRLLFANIGVPHCPVCDHEIASQSLDRIVDVVLLYPPDARINILAPVVRGRKGEFKKDLTALRGRGFTRARIDGEFISLEDEIVLDKRKNHTIEVLVDRVIVKDGIRRRLSDSLELALTLADDIVIINTFEGGDRLFSRRMACPNCDISIPEMTPRAFSFNSPHGACPDCQGLGAVFDFDPARVVPDDRLSLVDGAVAPWAKGDKRLLTEMLEGLQRAFGIDAAMPFGRLPKKSRDIVFMGAPGKRGKTAKDVFGADFEGVIPNLRRRFSEGSWTDQEALEPYRALRPCLSCQGERLRSESRAVRVKGRRLTDYVSQPIADALPMVEAMELTEREFLIAGRVLKEIRDRLRFLSDVGVGYLTLSRSAATLSGGEGQRIRLATQIGSQLTGVLYVLDEPSIGLHQRDNRRLLGTLSRLRNLGNTVLVVEHDEETIRTADYVVDLGPGAGEHGGHVIFQGRPQQLMASPGASLTGQYLTGARAIEVPPIRRPGNGGRIVVRGARANNLKDLDVTFPLGTLIAVTGVSGSGKSTLVNEILYRSLARTIYRATDEPGAHGSIDGIELIDKIIQIDQSPIGRTPRSNPATYTGLFTFVRELFAMLPDARARGYKAGRFSFNVKGGRCETCQGDGVIAIEMHFLPDVYVTCEECKGRRYNRETLEIGYRGKSIADLLELTVDQALELVEHFPPIATRLRTLQEVGLGYITLGQSATTLSGGEAQRVKLSRELARRGTGRTMYILDEPTTGLHFEDVRKLLDVLHRLVEQGNTVVVIEHNLDVIKCADWVIDLGPEGGQGGGQVVAAGPPEVIARTSGSATGQYLGPALGAGAEVAVS from the coding sequence ATGGCGCACGACTGGATCGCCGTCCGCGGGGCGCGCGTACACAACCTGAAAAACGTCGATGTGGACCTGCCGCGCGACCAACTGGTCGTCATCACGGGACTCTCGGGATCGGGTAAGTCCTCGCTCGCCTTCGACACGATCTACGCGGAAGGGCAGCGGCGGTACGTCGAGTCCTTGTCCGCGTATGCGCGGCAATTCCTGGAACAGATGGAGAAGCCGGATGTCGATTTAATCGACGGTCTGTCGCCGGCCATCTCGATCGAGCAGAAGACGACCGGGTCCAATCCCCGGTCCACGGTCGGCACCGTAACCGAAATCTACGACTACCTGCGGTTGTTGTTCGCGAACATCGGCGTGCCCCATTGCCCGGTGTGTGACCACGAAATTGCCTCGCAGTCCCTCGACCGGATCGTGGACGTGGTGCTGCTCTATCCTCCTGATGCGCGCATCAACATCCTCGCGCCGGTAGTCAGGGGCCGCAAGGGCGAGTTCAAGAAAGACCTCACGGCCCTGCGCGGTCGTGGGTTTACGCGGGCGCGCATTGACGGCGAGTTCATCTCGCTCGAGGACGAGATCGTCCTCGACAAACGCAAGAACCACACGATCGAGGTGCTGGTCGATCGCGTGATCGTGAAGGACGGCATCAGGCGCCGGCTCTCCGACTCGCTCGAACTGGCGCTCACACTCGCCGACGACATCGTGATCATCAACACGTTTGAAGGCGGCGACCGGTTGTTCTCGCGCCGCATGGCGTGCCCGAATTGCGACATCAGCATTCCGGAGATGACGCCCAGGGCGTTCTCCTTCAACTCGCCGCACGGTGCCTGCCCGGATTGCCAGGGCCTGGGTGCGGTGTTCGATTTTGATCCCGCGCGGGTGGTGCCTGACGATCGGCTGTCGCTGGTGGATGGCGCCGTGGCTCCGTGGGCGAAGGGCGACAAACGTCTGCTGACCGAGATGCTCGAGGGGTTGCAGCGCGCCTTCGGCATCGATGCCGCCATGCCGTTTGGCAGGCTGCCGAAAAAATCCAGGGACATCGTGTTCATGGGGGCGCCGGGCAAACGTGGCAAGACCGCCAAGGACGTGTTCGGGGCAGACTTCGAAGGCGTCATCCCGAATCTGCGTCGCCGGTTCAGTGAAGGGTCCTGGACCGACCAGGAGGCGCTCGAGCCCTATCGCGCACTGCGCCCCTGCCTGTCGTGCCAGGGTGAGCGCCTGCGCTCCGAGAGCCGCGCCGTGCGGGTCAAGGGCCGGCGGCTGACCGACTACGTCAGCCAGCCCATCGCCGATGCCCTGCCGATGGTGGAGGCCATGGAGCTGACCGAGCGCGAGTTCCTGATCGCTGGTCGCGTCCTCAAGGAAATCCGGGACCGGTTGCGCTTCCTGTCGGATGTGGGCGTCGGTTACCTCACCCTGTCGCGCAGCGCCGCCACGCTCTCGGGTGGAGAAGGGCAGCGCATCCGGCTGGCGACGCAAATCGGCTCGCAGCTCACGGGCGTGTTGTACGTGCTCGACGAGCCCTCGATTGGCCTGCACCAGCGCGACAACCGGCGGCTGCTTGGCACCCTGAGCCGGCTCAGGAATCTGGGAAACACGGTGCTCGTGGTCGAACATGACGAGGAGACCATCCGCACGGCCGACTACGTGGTGGACCTGGGGCCGGGCGCCGGTGAACACGGAGGCCATGTGATCTTCCAGGGCCGGCCGCAGCAGTTGATGGCGTCACCGGGCGCGTCGCTCACAGGGCAGTACCTGACCGGCGCACGCGCCATTGAGGTGCCGCCGATCCGGCGCCCCGGCAACGGCGGCCGCATCGTGGTGCGCGGCGCGAGGGCCAACAACCTCAAGGACCTCGACGTCACCTTTCCGCTGGGGACATTAATTGCGGTGACCGGCGTCTCCGGCTCGGGCAAGTCCACCCTCGTCAACGAGATCCTGTACCGATCGCTCGCGCGCACGATTTATCGCGCGACCGATGAGCCGGGCGCGCACGGCAGCATTGACGGCATCGAACTCATCGACAAGATCATCCAGATCGATCAGTCACCGATCGGTCGGACCCCGCGCTCGAACCCGGCCACCTACACCGGGCTGTTCACGTTCGTGCGCGAGTTGTTCGCGATGTTGCCCGACGCCCGCGCGCGCGGATACAAAGCGGGACGGTTTTCGTTCAACGTCAAGGGCGGGCGGTGCGAAACCTGCCAGGGCGACGGCGTGATTGCCATCGAGATGCACTTCCTGCCCGACGTGTATGTCACGTGCGAGGAATGCAAGGGCCGTCGCTACAATCGCGAGACGCTCGAGATCGGGTATCGCGGCAAGTCCATCGCCGATCTGCTGGAGTTGACCGTTGATCAGGCGCTCGAACTGGTCGAACATTTTCCGCCCATCGCCACGCGCCTGAGAACCCTTCAGGAAGTGGGCCTCGGCTACATCACGCTCGGGCAGTCGGCCACGACGTTGTCGGGCGGCGAGGCTCAGCGCGTCAAGTTGTCGCGCGAGCTCGCACGCCGCGGCACGGGCCGCACCATGTACATCCTCGACGAGCCGACCACGGGCCTGCATTTCGAAGACGTGCGCAAGTTGCTGGACGTGCTCCACCGTCTGGTTGAACAAGGCAACACAGTGGTGGTGATTGAGCACAACCTGGATGTCATCAAGTGCGCGGACTGGGTGATCGATCTTGGGCCGGAGGGTGGACAGGGCGGCGGACAGGTGGTGGCCGCCGGGCCGCCAGAAGTGATTGCCCGCACCTCAGGCTCTGCCACCGGTCAGTATCTGGGACCGGCGCTCGGGGCCGGAGCGGAGGTGGCGGTTTCATGA
- a CDS encoding UDP-3-O-acyl-N-acetylglucosamine deacetylase: MPAQRTLRKVASCTGIGLHSGQRVSISLKPAPANFGIRFLRADLGVEIPADVSCLGAVQQLQTGLRKGDASVETVEHLLSALTSLGVDNVLVELNQAEVPIMDGSAAPWVYLIQSAGTRDLAAPRQTMEILSTVEVRDGDKRIAVHPSDRFKVSYTISFDHPLLRHQEMTLDINEQTFVDEIAPARTFGFLKEVEILRQRGQALGGSLDNAVVIGETGVLNPLRFDDEFVRHKMLDAIGDLALVGHPIRGHLVVQRGGHALHTAFAKELLRRPDAWRLVDSREHVPATAVAVPVRQSAR, from the coding sequence ATGCCTGCTCAACGCACCCTTCGCAAAGTGGCCTCCTGCACCGGGATTGGTCTGCATTCCGGCCAGAGAGTGTCGATTTCTCTCAAGCCCGCTCCGGCCAACTTCGGGATCCGGTTCCTGCGCGCCGACCTCGGCGTGGAGATTCCGGCCGACGTCTCCTGCCTCGGGGCTGTTCAGCAACTCCAGACCGGCCTGCGGAAAGGCGACGCGTCGGTTGAGACCGTGGAGCACCTGCTGTCGGCCCTGACATCGCTCGGGGTGGACAACGTGCTGGTGGAACTGAACCAGGCCGAAGTGCCCATCATGGACGGCTCGGCTGCGCCCTGGGTGTATCTGATTCAGAGCGCCGGGACACGGGACCTGGCCGCGCCGCGGCAGACGATGGAGATTCTGTCCACGGTGGAAGTGCGTGACGGAGACAAACGCATCGCGGTGCACCCGTCAGATCGTTTCAAGGTCAGCTACACCATCAGCTTTGACCACCCCCTGCTGCGCCATCAGGAGATGACGCTCGATATCAACGAACAGACATTCGTGGATGAAATTGCGCCGGCGCGCACCTTTGGTTTCCTCAAGGAAGTGGAAATCCTGCGCCAGCGCGGACAGGCCCTTGGCGGTTCCCTCGACAACGCGGTGGTGATTGGCGAGACCGGCGTGCTGAACCCGCTGCGGTTTGATGATGAATTTGTGCGGCACAAGATGCTGGACGCGATTGGCGACCTGGCCCTGGTGGGGCACCCGATTCGCGGGCATCTGGTGGTGCAGCGGGGCGGACACGCCCTGCATACGGCGTTCGCCAAAGAACTTCTCCGCCGGCCCGACGCGTGGCGCCTGGTGGATTCGCGTGAGCACGTCCCGGCCACCGCCGTGGCCGTTCCCGTCCGTCAGTCCGCCCGCTAG
- a CDS encoding STAS domain-containing protein, producing the protein MNVTTSRHGNVVVAHVTETRLTYPILSDFATTVAGLVAAGEKQILVDLGTVSYVDSATIGCLMDLYRQASTAGGQLKLSGVQKRVETMLTMTGAHNFLEVYADQASALASFGG; encoded by the coding sequence ATGAATGTCACGACTTCTCGTCACGGCAACGTGGTGGTGGCGCACGTCACCGAAACGCGGCTGACTTATCCCATCCTCTCGGACTTTGCGACCACGGTCGCCGGCCTGGTGGCCGCAGGGGAAAAACAGATCCTGGTGGACCTGGGCACCGTCAGTTACGTGGACAGCGCCACGATTGGCTGTCTGATGGACCTGTACCGGCAGGCCAGCACCGCCGGGGGCCAGTTGAAGCTCTCAGGCGTGCAGAAGCGGGTTGAGACCATGCTGACCATGACCGGGGCCCACAACTTCCTTGAGGTCTACGCCGATCAGGCCTCGGCGTTGGCCAGTTTCGGAGGCTGA
- a CDS encoding sigma-70 family RNA polymerase sigma factor — translation MSSDPSPAPNEAMDALIARCLAGDQVAWEEIVRTHRRKIFNLAYKFVGRHDEAEDLTQDVFIKIFKALHTFDRRANFQTWLISISRNLCIDHYRSVRKERATMARGVDASELSPVSHERTPLGELEQVDLKSLIRQALAELPATLRQAVTLRDLQEFSYQEIADQLGLPEGTVKSRINRGRLELARQIRRLQSHRPPGSMASRGGNE, via the coding sequence ATGTCATCTGATCCCTCCCCCGCGCCCAACGAGGCCATGGACGCCTTGATCGCACGCTGCCTGGCAGGTGACCAGGTCGCGTGGGAGGAGATCGTACGCACGCATCGCCGCAAGATCTTCAACCTGGCGTACAAGTTTGTCGGCCGTCACGACGAGGCCGAAGACCTCACGCAGGATGTCTTCATCAAAATTTTCAAGGCGCTGCACACCTTCGACCGCCGCGCCAACTTCCAGACCTGGCTCATCAGCATCAGCCGGAATCTCTGCATCGATCACTACCGCTCGGTGCGCAAGGAACGCGCCACGATGGCGCGGGGCGTGGACGCGTCGGAGCTGTCGCCCGTCTCCCATGAGCGCACACCACTTGGAGAACTCGAACAGGTCGATCTGAAGTCCCTCATCCGCCAGGCGCTGGCGGAGCTGCCGGCCACGCTGCGTCAGGCGGTGACGCTGCGTGACCTGCAGGAGTTCTCGTACCAGGAAATTGCCGATCAGCTGGGACTTCCCGAAGGCACCGTCAAATCGCGTATCAATCGAGGGCGGCTTGAACTGGCCCGTCAAATCCGCCGTCTTCAATCACACAGGCCGCCGGGCTCCATGGCTTCGCGCGGAGGAAACGAATGA
- the lysA gene encoding diaminopimelate decarboxylase yields the protein MCDDVPLTAIAEAAGTPLHVYSRALLSTRVRELDAAFAAYPHDLHYAIKANATLAVVREIRSQGAHADANSGGEIDVALRAGFAPDQIVFTGVGKTHDELVRAVTMGLKAINAESPGEMERIDAIATAHGTRARVALRINPDVDAGSHPHISTGLRANKFGMTPAQAHGMATAMAARDHLHVVGLHVHVGSQITSADPLRLGAAAIADLARALAADGIPLEHLDVGGGLGIAYEPGQAVLSVDDYAAAVLPVVRPTGLRLILEPGRWITAPAGVLLTRVVDMKEQAGGRWFVIVDAGMTDLLRPALYGAWHTIEAVTPREGAPIACDVVGPVCESSDTLGRGRELPPVVVGDLLAVRDTGAYGAIMASNYNRRPMAAETMVDGPNWRLVRRRQTVDDMLQWDE from the coding sequence ATGTGCGATGACGTGCCGCTCACGGCCATAGCCGAGGCAGCCGGTACGCCGTTGCACGTGTACAGCCGGGCGCTGCTCAGCACGCGCGTCCGGGAACTGGACGCGGCGTTTGCGGCGTACCCGCACGACCTCCACTACGCCATCAAGGCCAACGCCACGCTGGCCGTGGTGCGCGAGATTCGGAGTCAGGGCGCGCATGCCGACGCCAATTCCGGCGGCGAGATTGACGTCGCCCTGCGTGCCGGATTTGCGCCGGACCAGATTGTGTTTACCGGCGTGGGCAAAACACACGATGAGCTGGTGCGAGCCGTCACGATGGGCCTCAAGGCCATCAACGCCGAATCGCCCGGTGAAATGGAACGCATCGACGCCATCGCCACGGCGCATGGCACTCGTGCCCGGGTCGCACTGCGGATCAACCCGGACGTGGACGCGGGCAGCCATCCCCACATTTCCACGGGCCTTCGCGCCAACAAGTTCGGCATGACTCCCGCGCAGGCACACGGCATGGCCACGGCCATGGCCGCGCGGGATCACCTGCATGTGGTGGGCCTGCATGTGCACGTGGGCTCACAAATCACCAGCGCTGATCCGCTACGCCTTGGTGCGGCTGCGATCGCCGATCTGGCGCGGGCGCTGGCTGCAGACGGCATCCCACTCGAGCACCTCGACGTGGGCGGCGGACTCGGCATTGCGTACGAACCGGGCCAGGCCGTGTTGTCGGTGGACGACTACGCGGCCGCCGTGTTGCCGGTGGTCCGCCCCACCGGCCTGCGCCTGATCCTCGAGCCCGGACGATGGATTACCGCGCCCGCCGGTGTGCTCCTCACGCGCGTCGTGGACATGAAAGAACAAGCCGGCGGGCGCTGGTTCGTGATTGTGGACGCCGGCATGACCGACCTGCTGCGCCCGGCCCTGTACGGCGCGTGGCACACCATCGAGGCCGTGACGCCGCGTGAGGGCGCGCCCATCGCGTGCGACGTGGTGGGGCCGGTGTGCGAATCCAGCGACACCCTCGGCCGCGGCCGGGAATTGCCGCCGGTCGTTGTCGGAGACTTGCTGGCGGTCCGCGACACCGGTGCGTATGGGGCGATAATGGCGTCGAATTACAACCGCCGGCCCATGGCGGCCGAGACCATGGTCGACGGCCCCAACTGGCGCCTGGTACGGCGCCGCCAGACCGTAGACGACATGTTGCAGTGGGATGAGTGA
- the tmk gene encoding dTMP kinase — protein sequence MLIAFEGLDQSGKETQARHLRARIEQDRKVHPLSFPDYETPIGREIAKALAGEREFGPDVMQLLYVANRCEYLPKIEMWLAAGSVVMCDRYRASSIAYGEAQGLDPAWLNDIQRYLPPATITVLLDIAPETAVERKATGRDRYERDLSLLSRVRESYRRQAEQSDWVLINGEASKDDVCAAVEAAVLPRLPQR from the coding sequence ATGCTGATTGCGTTTGAAGGTCTGGATCAGAGCGGCAAGGAAACCCAGGCTCGGCACCTGCGTGCGCGGATCGAACAGGACCGGAAGGTCCATCCGCTGTCGTTTCCGGACTATGAGACGCCGATTGGCCGCGAGATTGCCAAGGCGCTGGCCGGCGAGCGGGAGTTTGGCCCCGACGTGATGCAACTCCTCTACGTCGCCAATCGGTGCGAGTACCTGCCAAAAATCGAGATGTGGCTCGCGGCAGGTTCTGTGGTGATGTGCGATCGCTACCGGGCGTCGAGCATCGCGTATGGCGAGGCGCAGGGCCTCGATCCCGCGTGGCTCAACGACATTCAGCGCTATCTGCCGCCGGCCACGATCACGGTCCTGCTCGACATCGCGCCTGAGACTGCGGTTGAGCGCAAGGCGACGGGACGCGATCGGTACGAGCGCGATTTGTCGCTGCTGTCGCGCGTGCGCGAGAGCTACCGGCGCCAGGCGGAGCAGTCCGACTGGGTGCTCATCAACGGCGAGGCATCAAAAGACGACGTGTGTGCGGCGGTGGAGGCCGCCGTGCTGCCCCGGTTGCCCCAGCGGTAA
- a CDS encoding ComF family protein — protein sequence MAINQWADAALAALFDPACAACGLTLGTGRRGPVCRLCWNSIRTVSPPWCDSCGEPLKSWRIITTGRCARCIAHPPPFDQARACGLYEGPLRQIIHALKYRGLRSLGAPLGALMRHAGAGLLAEADAVVPVPLHPWRRLRRGFNQADELAMALGQPVWRPLKRWSLRPPQAGLSGDDRRANVVGAYALSPLWAGPRARHPRRVVLVDDVMTTGATLDACSRVLRAEGVEWIGALTAARAVTLTAGATGAARRPPPPHTRRLLMPRR from the coding sequence GTGGCAATCAATCAATGGGCCGACGCCGCACTGGCCGCGCTGTTTGATCCGGCATGTGCGGCCTGCGGCCTGACACTCGGCACCGGCCGCCGTGGACCGGTTTGCCGTCTGTGCTGGAACTCCATCCGGACAGTAAGCCCGCCGTGGTGCGACTCCTGCGGCGAACCTCTGAAGTCGTGGCGAATCATCACCACCGGCCGATGCGCGCGTTGCATCGCCCATCCCCCACCATTTGACCAGGCCCGCGCCTGCGGGCTGTACGAGGGCCCGCTGCGGCAGATCATCCACGCCCTCAAGTACCGGGGTCTTCGGTCGCTGGGGGCGCCGCTGGGCGCCCTGATGCGCCACGCAGGCGCAGGCCTGCTCGCCGAGGCCGATGCGGTTGTACCCGTTCCGCTGCACCCCTGGCGGCGATTGCGCCGCGGGTTCAATCAGGCCGACGAGTTGGCAATGGCCCTCGGGCAGCCGGTGTGGCGCCCATTGAAGCGATGGTCACTTCGCCCGCCCCAGGCAGGGCTCAGCGGCGATGATCGGCGGGCCAATGTGGTGGGGGCGTATGCGCTCTCGCCGCTCTGGGCCGGTCCTCGTGCCCGCCACCCGCGGCGGGTCGTCCTGGTCGACGACGTGATGACGACGGGGGCGACGCTGGATGCGTGCAGCCGCGTGCTGCGCGCGGAAGGTGTGGAGTGGATCGGCGCGTTGACCGCCGCGCGCGCCGTCACGCTTACCGCTGGGGCAACCGGGGCAGCACGGCGGCCTCCACCGCCGCACACACGTCGTCTTTTGATGCCTCGCCGTTGA
- the rsfS gene encoding ribosome silencing factor yields MPADVKAAIAAAQDKLAVDLTVLDLRNSTAFTDFFIVCTGTNMRQVQAIADGIEAALRVAGQKPALVEGYRRGEWILMDYFDFIVHIFLPTRRTFYALERLWGGAEPIEVSAP; encoded by the coding sequence CTGCCCGCCGACGTCAAGGCCGCCATCGCCGCTGCGCAGGACAAACTCGCGGTGGACCTCACGGTCCTGGACTTGCGCAACTCCACAGCCTTTACCGACTTCTTCATCGTCTGCACCGGGACGAATATGAGACAAGTGCAGGCGATTGCCGATGGCATCGAGGCCGCCCTCAGGGTTGCCGGCCAGAAGCCGGCGCTTGTTGAAGGCTACCGGCGCGGTGAGTGGATCCTGATGGACTACTTCGACTTCATCGTCCACATCTTCCTGCCGACGCGGCGCACGTTTTATGCGCTTGAGCGCTTGTGGGGCGGCGCCGAACCGATCGAGGTTTCTGCACCCTGA
- the nadD gene encoding nicotinate-nucleotide adenylyltransferase: protein MSRVRQGWLGGTFDPIHCGHLDVARAAHDALSLETVHLVPARVPPHRLAPQATAAHRRAMVALAAKSAAWLRVSDIEMTADTPSYTVDTLDRLVAAGTALDTLHVITGADAFAGILSWKAAETLLSRCHFVVVSRPGHPAPGLRQTLPALAARMRDPGDYDDRLQPSIFLVDAPTAPVSSTKIRALASAGSSLAGLVPPAVAEYIDRNALYRGVA from the coding sequence GTGAGCCGCGTCCGTCAGGGCTGGCTTGGTGGGACGTTCGACCCGATTCACTGCGGCCATCTTGACGTGGCACGGGCCGCGCATGACGCCCTGTCGCTCGAGACGGTCCACCTGGTGCCGGCACGTGTCCCGCCGCATCGATTGGCTCCGCAGGCGACGGCAGCACACCGCCGGGCGATGGTGGCTCTGGCCGCAAAGTCGGCCGCCTGGCTCCGGGTTTCGGACATTGAGATGACGGCCGACACGCCGTCGTACACCGTGGACACCCTTGACCGGCTTGTGGCAGCAGGCACGGCACTGGATACCTTGCACGTGATCACCGGCGCCGACGCGTTCGCGGGTATCCTCTCGTGGAAAGCCGCCGAAACGTTGCTGAGCCGCTGCCACTTCGTCGTCGTGTCACGCCCGGGGCATCCGGCACCTGGCCTGCGCCAGACCCTGCCGGCTCTTGCCGCGCGCATGCGCGACCCCGGCGACTACGACGACCGGTTGCAACCGAGTATCTTCTTAGTGGACGCGCCAACCGCGCCGGTGTCTTCAACGAAGATCCGGGCACTGGCGTCTGCCGGTTCATCGCTCGCGGGTCTCGTGCCGCCAGCGGTGGCCGAATATATCGACAGAAACGCTCTTTACCGAGGAGTCGCATGA
- the obgE gene encoding GTPase ObgE, which yields MFVDEVEIRVQAGDGGNGCMAFRREKFVPRGGPSGGDGGHGGSVYLVATLHQNTLVTYRFHPEFNGQRGVHGQGSNCTGADGDDLTLEVPPGTVVYEKTEDGDLIPLGDLAAVGDRVLVARGGRGGRGNSAFATATNRAPRKHEPGEAGEGRTLRLRLKLLADVGLVGYPNAGKSTLIARISAAKPKIADYPFTTLTPNLGVVSLTGDRNFVVADVPGLIEGAHEGHGLGMKFLAHLERTKVLVHLIDVSSFSGRDPVSDFDVIRNELKMFQGSGDDMAEALASKPQIAVANKIDALDDPERLKKLTKHLKKHKVPLYPISAVTGEGLPALLEAMWTAVAAHAESQPQ from the coding sequence TTGTTCGTAGACGAAGTCGAGATTCGCGTTCAGGCGGGCGATGGCGGCAACGGCTGCATGGCCTTCCGCCGCGAGAAGTTTGTACCCCGCGGCGGGCCAAGCGGCGGAGATGGCGGCCATGGCGGGTCGGTTTACCTCGTCGCCACACTCCACCAGAACACGCTCGTTACCTACCGCTTCCATCCTGAGTTCAACGGCCAGCGCGGCGTGCACGGGCAAGGCTCCAATTGCACCGGCGCCGACGGCGACGACCTGACGCTAGAGGTTCCGCCAGGCACGGTCGTGTACGAAAAAACTGAAGACGGCGACCTGATTCCCCTCGGGGACCTCGCCGCAGTGGGAGACCGCGTCCTCGTCGCCAGGGGTGGACGTGGCGGACGAGGCAACTCCGCGTTTGCGACCGCCACCAACCGCGCGCCCCGCAAACACGAGCCCGGTGAAGCCGGCGAAGGACGCACGCTGCGCCTCCGCTTGAAACTGCTGGCGGATGTCGGTCTCGTGGGATATCCCAACGCCGGCAAGTCCACCCTCATCGCCCGCATCTCGGCGGCCAAGCCCAAGATTGCGGATTACCCGTTCACGACGCTCACGCCCAACCTGGGCGTGGTCAGTCTCACAGGCGACCGGAACTTTGTGGTGGCCGACGTGCCGGGCCTTATCGAAGGCGCGCACGAGGGCCACGGGCTCGGGATGAAATTTCTTGCGCATCTGGAACGCACCAAGGTGCTGGTGCATCTCATTGACGTGTCGTCATTCTCAGGACGCGACCCGGTCAGCGACTTCGATGTCATCCGCAACGAGTTGAAGATGTTCCAGGGCAGCGGCGACGACATGGCCGAGGCCCTGGCGTCCAAGCCGCAAATCGCGGTGGCCAACAAGATCGACGCCCTCGACGATCCGGAGCGCCTGAAGAAACTGACCAAGCACCTCAAGAAACACAAGGTCCCTCTCTATCCCATCTCCGCGGTGACCGGAGAAGGCCTGCCGGCGCTGCTTGAAGCCATGTGGACGGCTGTCGCGGCGCACGCGGAGTCGCAGCCGCAGTGA
- the rpmA gene encoding 50S ribosomal protein L27: MATKKGQGSSRNGRDSNAQRLGVKEHDGKLVPGGSILVRQRGRKFKPGLFVGLGKDDTLFAKVTGTVKFSDQGQRGRFISIVPSAAPSADKA, translated from the coding sequence ATGGCTACTAAAAAAGGTCAGGGAAGTTCCCGTAACGGTCGCGACAGTAACGCGCAGCGCCTTGGGGTCAAGGAACACGACGGCAAACTCGTGCCGGGTGGTTCCATCCTCGTGCGGCAGCGCGGCCGGAAGTTCAAGCCGGGCCTGTTCGTGGGCCTCGGTAAAGACGACACGCTCTTCGCCAAGGTCACCGGCACCGTCAAGTTCAGTGATCAGGGCCAGCGCGGCCGCTTCATCAGCATCGTCCCCAGCGCAGCGCCGAGCGCCGACAAGGCGTAG
- the rplU gene encoding 50S ribosomal protein L21 has protein sequence MGIPRRLLGELQMFAIVEAGGRQEKVTPGAVVVVDRLDLEPGAEYTFERVLLLETATGDIVTGAPYVAGATVTGVIEEQTQGKKIRVFKMKRRKTERKTIGHRTQSTRVKVTAINA, from the coding sequence ATGGGTATTCCTCGAAGATTGTTGGGAGAGTTGCAGATGTTCGCCATTGTCGAAGCCGGTGGCCGGCAGGAAAAGGTCACCCCGGGCGCAGTTGTTGTGGTCGACCGCCTGGACCTTGAACCCGGCGCGGAATACACGTTTGAACGGGTGCTGCTGCTCGAGACCGCCACTGGCGACATCGTGACCGGCGCTCCCTATGTGGCCGGCGCCACGGTCACCGGAGTGATCGAAGAGCAGACGCAGGGAAAAAAGATTCGCGTCTTCAAAATGAAGCGCCGCAAGACGGAGCGCAAGACGATCGGCCACCGCACGCAGTCCACCCGCGTGAAGGTCACGGCAATCAACGCCTGA
- a CDS encoding tetratricopeptide repeat protein encodes MKYALSLVLALVFAAPLSADRRSEAKEQVDFGIELAQKALWKEAEFRWEKAVELDPTYSAAWNNLGIAYEQQGKFAEAKKAYDKATTLDPKNNFIRQNYDMFMEIYERQNRRRTR; translated from the coding sequence ATGAAATACGCGTTATCACTTGTGCTGGCGCTGGTGTTCGCTGCGCCGCTGTCTGCAGACCGCCGCTCGGAAGCCAAGGAGCAGGTGGATTTCGGTATTGAACTTGCCCAGAAGGCGCTCTGGAAAGAAGCAGAGTTCCGGTGGGAGAAAGCCGTCGAGCTGGACCCGACGTACAGCGCGGCGTGGAACAACCTCGGCATTGCGTACGAGCAGCAGGGCAAATTTGCCGAAGCCAAGAAGGCCTACGACAAGGCCACGACCCTCGATCCGAAGAACAACTTCATCCGGCAGAACTACGACATGTTCATGGAGATCTATGAGCGCCAAAACCGTCGCCGCACTCGTTAG